A section of the Bradyrhizobium oligotrophicum S58 genome encodes:
- a CDS encoding methyl-accepting chemotaxis protein has product MSVKLKLGTKALIGAVVVIALNTALVVGAAYWSLSSDFTDRAKRDIEGNLRTFALTFSETFKDAKVSVQNGVVTRIEIPAIPEIKDHAIVDRAVSYVGGSATLFVVDGNGQFVRRSTNVKKENGDRAVGTQLAADHPAQALLRRGEAYKGPATLFGKPFMTAYFPVTDAASKVIGILYVGVPMAELDAMLSQAMQTMIVAAAIAAMLVLGLTLLVVRRVTKPLTSVTQALTAIAEGREDVQIKSDDRGDEIGEIARSLVVFRSAASERRRMREEQTASLAAGIEQRKAELQRFVDSFQASIGGIIENVLTSSGEFEREARQLTQTARTTADLSGQSAGASETASEHVRTAAVASDELSGSIAEIIRRVQESNAIAAEAVNQATATDQRIKELSDAGNRIGDVVKLITSIAEQTNLLALNATIEAARAGDAGRGFAVVAQEVKTLAGQTAKATEEISSQIANMQTVTQESVDAIKAIGSTIERINGIAASISAAVEQQRAATQNITQSVRSAATGTAEVVNNIRSAARGAGETGESSNRMFASAQALSSESLRLKAEVQKFLDGMRAA; this is encoded by the coding sequence GTGTCCGTCAAATTGAAGCTCGGCACCAAGGCGCTGATCGGCGCCGTTGTCGTGATCGCACTGAACACAGCTCTCGTGGTCGGCGCAGCGTACTGGTCGCTGTCCTCCGATTTCACCGACCGCGCCAAACGCGACATCGAAGGTAATCTGCGCACGTTTGCGCTGACGTTCAGCGAGACGTTCAAGGACGCCAAGGTCAGCGTGCAGAACGGCGTCGTCACGCGTATCGAGATTCCGGCAATCCCCGAGATCAAGGATCACGCGATCGTCGACCGCGCGGTGTCCTATGTCGGCGGCAGCGCCACGCTGTTCGTCGTCGACGGCAACGGCCAGTTCGTGCGCCGCTCCACCAACGTGAAGAAGGAGAATGGCGACCGCGCGGTGGGCACGCAGCTCGCCGCTGATCACCCGGCGCAGGCGCTGCTGCGTCGCGGCGAGGCCTATAAGGGACCGGCGACGCTGTTCGGCAAGCCGTTCATGACGGCGTATTTCCCCGTCACCGATGCCGCGAGCAAGGTGATCGGCATTCTCTATGTCGGCGTTCCCATGGCCGAGCTCGACGCCATGCTGTCGCAGGCGATGCAGACCATGATCGTCGCAGCCGCCATCGCCGCGATGCTCGTGCTCGGCCTCACTTTGCTGGTCGTGCGGCGCGTGACCAAGCCCTTGACCTCCGTGACGCAGGCGCTGACCGCCATCGCCGAGGGCCGCGAGGACGTCCAGATCAAGTCCGACGACCGTGGCGACGAGATCGGCGAGATCGCCCGCAGCCTGGTCGTGTTCCGCAGTGCCGCCAGCGAGCGGCGCCGGATGCGCGAGGAGCAGACGGCGTCCTTGGCCGCGGGGATCGAGCAGCGCAAGGCCGAGCTGCAGCGCTTCGTCGATTCCTTCCAGGCCAGCATCGGCGGCATCATCGAGAACGTCTTGACCTCGTCGGGTGAGTTCGAGCGCGAGGCGCGCCAGCTGACCCAGACGGCGCGCACGACCGCCGACCTGTCGGGACAGTCGGCCGGCGCTTCGGAAACCGCGTCCGAGCACGTCCGCACCGCGGCCGTTGCATCGGACGAGCTGTCCGGCTCGATCGCCGAGATCATCCGCCGCGTGCAGGAGTCCAACGCCATCGCCGCCGAGGCGGTCAACCAGGCGACCGCGACCGACCAGCGCATCAAGGAGCTGTCCGACGCCGGCAACCGCATCGGCGACGTCGTCAAGCTGATCACCTCGATCGCCGAGCAGACCAACCTGCTGGCGCTCAACGCCACCATCGAGGCCGCCCGCGCCGGCGATGCCGGCCGCGGCTTCGCGGTGGTCGCCCAGGAGGTCAAGACCTTGGCCGGCCAGACCGCCAAGGCGACCGAGGAGATCTCCAGCCAGATCGCCAACATGCAGACCGTGACGCAGGAATCGGTCGACGCCATCAAGGCGATCGGCTCGACCATCGAGCGCATCAACGGCATCGCCGCGTCGATCTCGGCTGCCGTCGAACAGCAGCGCGCCGCCACGCAGAACATCACCCAGAGCGTCCGCTCGGCGGCGACCGGCACCGCCGAGGTCGTCAACAACATCCGCAGCGCGGCGCGCGGGGCCGGCGAGACCGGCGAAAGCTCCAACCGGATGTTCGCCTCGGCCCAGGCGCTGTCCAGCGAGAGCCTGCGGCTGAAGGCCGAGGTGCAGAAGTTCCTCGACGGCATGCGCGCCGCCTGA
- a CDS encoding TRAP transporter large permease: protein MTIEVISLFVILFALLAGGLWIGLTLAFTATLLLAMFRSIPLDKLLPQYAWNILTTQELLALPLFILMGELLFRTRLSRSLFQGLAPWAGLLPGRLLHVNVIGCTIFAAISGSSAATTQVIGRMSLNELLRRGYSRDIAIGSLAGAGTLGFLIPPSNIMIIYGVLGDVSILKLFTAGVLPGLLLAGTFMGWVMLHTTLKPAMVPKAEALLSQVPWAERFAALKDLAPALFLIACVLGSMYGGLATPSEAAAVGVLGAALVAYFQGAMSRQVVRDVMIGSVITCSMIALIVLGASILGNAAAFLGIPQAVAAFVKGLGLSPLMLIAVLIVFYLILGCFLDGFSMIVMTLPIVLPIVKGAGFDKVWFGIFLVLAVEMAQITPPVGFNLFVIQGLTEDGLGYIARVTAPYLAIMIAFVLLLTLFPGIVTILPRLLYG from the coding sequence ATGACCATCGAAGTCATCAGCCTGTTCGTCATCCTGTTCGCACTGCTGGCCGGTGGCCTGTGGATCGGGCTCACGCTTGCCTTCACCGCGACCCTGCTGCTGGCGATGTTCCGTTCGATCCCGCTGGACAAGCTGCTTCCGCAATATGCCTGGAACATCTTGACCACCCAGGAGCTGCTGGCGCTGCCGCTGTTCATCCTGATGGGCGAGTTGCTGTTCCGCACCCGGCTGTCGCGCTCGCTGTTCCAGGGCCTGGCGCCATGGGCCGGCCTGCTGCCCGGCCGCCTGCTGCACGTCAACGTCATCGGCTGCACCATCTTCGCGGCCATCTCAGGCTCGTCGGCGGCAACCACGCAGGTCATCGGCCGGATGTCGCTGAACGAGCTGCTGCGCCGCGGCTATTCGCGCGACATCGCGATCGGCTCGCTCGCCGGCGCCGGCACGCTCGGCTTCCTGATTCCGCCGTCGAACATCATGATCATCTATGGCGTGCTCGGCGACGTCTCGATCCTGAAGCTGTTCACCGCCGGCGTGCTGCCGGGCCTGCTGCTGGCCGGCACCTTCATGGGCTGGGTGATGCTGCACACGACGCTGAAACCGGCAATGGTGCCGAAGGCCGAAGCGCTGCTGTCGCAGGTGCCGTGGGCCGAGCGCTTTGCCGCGCTGAAGGACCTGGCGCCTGCCCTGTTCCTGATCGCCTGCGTGCTCGGCTCGATGTATGGCGGCCTCGCCACCCCCTCGGAAGCCGCAGCTGTCGGCGTGCTGGGCGCGGCGCTGGTGGCCTATTTTCAGGGCGCAATGTCGCGACAGGTCGTGCGCGACGTGATGATCGGCTCGGTCATCACCTGCTCGATGATCGCGCTGATCGTGCTCGGCGCGTCTATCCTCGGCAACGCCGCGGCGTTCCTCGGCATTCCGCAAGCCGTGGCCGCCTTCGTGAAGGGCCTCGGCCTGTCGCCGTTGATGCTGATCGCCGTGCTGATCGTGTTCTACCTGATCCTCGGCTGCTTCCTCGACGGCTTCTCGATGATCGTGATGACCCTACCGATCGTGCTCCCGATCGTGAAGGGCGCCGGCTTTGACAAGGTCTGGTTCGGAATCTTCCTGGTGCTCGCCGTCGAGATGGCCCAGATCACGCCGCCGGTCGGCTTCAACCTGTTCGTGATCCAGGGCCTGACGGAGGACGGCCTGGGCTACATCGCCCGCGTGACCGCCCCCTATCTCGCCATCATGATCGCCTTCGTGCTGCTGCTCACCCTGTTCCCGGGCATCGTGACCATCCTGCCACGATTGCTCTACGGGTGA
- a CDS encoding TRAP transporter small permease subunit, translating into MASVSPPAQQSLNAAAPAPLRILLDGIDRLGRLDGWIGGGCLLTLTGLMLAEVTTRALSNVLPFFPPTISIAWEYSSYLMAASFTFGAAMTLRVGGHIRVVLLLKNVPAPLQRALEVLAAAAGFAFMTFLTWAMTKFAWGSFVRGQVSTSSDTPLWFPQAVVTFGMLLLTLQFLARAIQAALGLPLEDHRMKASPVE; encoded by the coding sequence GTGGCGAGCGTATCGCCCCCCGCACAGCAGAGTCTCAACGCCGCAGCGCCAGCGCCGCTGCGCATCCTGCTCGACGGCATCGATCGCCTCGGCCGGCTCGACGGCTGGATCGGCGGCGGCTGCCTGCTGACCTTGACGGGCCTGATGCTCGCCGAGGTCACGACACGGGCGCTGTCCAACGTGCTGCCGTTCTTCCCGCCGACGATCTCGATCGCCTGGGAATACTCGTCCTACCTGATGGCGGCCTCGTTCACCTTCGGCGCCGCCATGACGCTCCGGGTCGGCGGTCACATCCGCGTCGTGCTACTGCTGAAGAACGTGCCGGCCCCGCTGCAGCGCGCACTGGAGGTGCTGGCCGCGGCCGCCGGCTTCGCTTTCATGACGTTCCTCACATGGGCGATGACGAAGTTCGCGTGGGGATCGTTCGTCCGCGGCCAGGTCTCGACCTCGAGCGACACGCCGCTATGGTTTCCGCAGGCCGTCGTCACCTTCGGGATGCTGCTCCTGACCCTGCAATTCCTCGCCCGCGCCATCCAGGCCGCGCTGGGCCTGCCGCTGGAGGATCACCGGATGAAGGCGTCGCCGGTCGAATGA
- a CDS encoding TRAP transporter substrate-binding protein codes for MITRRTFTAGAATLLASTQVPTKARAATTNWDMSTVWPDGNFHTQNAMAFAEAVKTQTNGAVVITVKAGGQLGFKGPEHLRAVRDGLVPLADVLNIQQVGDEPFMGVESIPFLCSSMDELKVLHKYVRPEYEKVAARNNQKILYIVPWPTQYLHLKAKVADVAGLKNIKIRVPDKNAVDMLNVIGMAPVMIPWGETIPALASGAVAGVSTSAVSGVDGKFWEFLKYIYPTNHVWSSQMLTVNLDSWKALSAEQQKTITEVAAKMEPGFWTNSLKADADSLSRLKEGGMEVVPVSDAMMTEIRGKTAPLLETFIKRVPAAEQPVKAYLAEMKRG; via the coding sequence ATGATCACGCGACGGACGTTCACGGCAGGTGCAGCCACCCTGCTCGCCAGCACCCAGGTCCCGACAAAGGCACGCGCCGCGACGACCAACTGGGACATGTCGACTGTCTGGCCCGACGGCAATTTCCACACCCAGAACGCGATGGCGTTCGCCGAGGCGGTCAAGACGCAGACCAATGGTGCCGTCGTCATCACGGTGAAAGCCGGCGGCCAGCTCGGCTTCAAGGGCCCGGAGCATCTGCGCGCGGTGCGCGACGGCCTGGTGCCGCTCGCCGACGTGCTCAACATCCAGCAGGTCGGTGACGAGCCATTCATGGGCGTCGAGAGCATCCCGTTCCTGTGCAGCTCGATGGACGAGCTCAAGGTGCTGCACAAATATGTGCGGCCCGAATACGAAAAGGTCGCCGCGCGCAACAACCAGAAGATCCTCTACATCGTGCCGTGGCCGACGCAGTACCTGCACCTCAAGGCCAAGGTCGCCGACGTCGCGGGCCTGAAGAACATCAAGATCCGGGTGCCCGACAAGAACGCGGTCGACATGCTCAACGTGATCGGCATGGCGCCGGTGATGATCCCCTGGGGCGAGACGATCCCGGCGTTGGCCTCGGGCGCGGTCGCGGGCGTCTCCACCTCGGCGGTGTCGGGCGTCGACGGCAAGTTCTGGGAGTTCCTTAAATACATCTATCCGACCAACCACGTCTGGTCGTCGCAGATGCTGACCGTCAACCTCGATTCCTGGAAGGCACTCAGCGCCGAGCAGCAGAAGACGATCACTGAGGTCGCGGCGAAGATGGAGCCCGGCTTCTGGACCAACTCGCTCAAGGCCGACGCCGACAGCCTCAGCCGGCTGAAGGAAGGCGGCATGGAGGTGGTGCCGGTCTCGGACGCCATGATGACGGAGATTCGCGGCAAGACCGCCCCGCTTCTGGAGACGTTTATCAAGCGCGTGCCGGCGGCCGAGCAGCCGGTGAAAGCCTATCTCGCCGAGATGAAGCGTGGCTGA
- a CDS encoding hydantoinase B/oxoprolinase family protein has translation MSSSQTSLIDLQIMWHRLIAVVEEQAQVLLRTAFSPIVRECGDLSAGVFDLKGRMLAQAVTGTPGHVNSMAESVKHFITHFPLHTMKPGDAYITNDPWMGTGHLNDFVVTTPCFKDGQPVALFSCTSHLMDIGGIGFGPDGTDVFMEGLYIPMLKLIDQGVVNDTLMAMIRANTRLPVDTEGDTYSLAACNDVGCQRLVEMMTEFGIASLDELGDYVCDRSREAVLAEIAKLPKGTWRNEMVVDGYDAPVTLKAALTISESGIHVDFDGTSQASKFGINVPLSYTTAYTVFGLGCVVASDIPNNAGSLSPLTVSAPSGAILNAPKPAPVASRHVIGQMLPDVVFGCLRQIIPERVPAEGTSCLWNLNVRGQTRSGAGGNYGFSMAVTSNGGTGARYDKDGLSATAYPSGVRGTPVEIAETQTPLIFWRKELRPDSGGPGRTRGGLGQIIEVGSGVDAPFDILAAFDRIDHPPRGRDGGHNGQAGYVGLKSGQKLRGKGFQTVPPDDRLVVLTPGGAGIGDPRERAAELVRSDVESGLVSAENATAVYGQAR, from the coding sequence ATGAGCTCATCGCAAACCAGCCTGATCGACCTGCAGATCATGTGGCACCGGCTGATCGCCGTGGTCGAGGAGCAGGCGCAGGTGCTATTGCGCACAGCCTTCAGCCCGATCGTGCGCGAATGCGGCGACCTCTCCGCCGGCGTGTTCGACTTGAAGGGACGCATGCTGGCGCAGGCCGTCACCGGCACGCCGGGCCATGTCAACTCGATGGCGGAGTCGGTGAAGCACTTCATCACGCACTTCCCGCTTCATACGATGAAGCCGGGCGATGCCTACATCACCAACGATCCCTGGATGGGCACCGGCCATCTCAACGACTTCGTCGTCACCACGCCCTGCTTCAAGGACGGCCAGCCGGTCGCCCTGTTCTCGTGCACCAGCCATCTGATGGACATCGGCGGCATTGGCTTCGGCCCTGATGGCACCGACGTGTTCATGGAGGGGCTGTACATCCCGATGCTGAAGCTGATCGACCAGGGCGTCGTCAACGACACGCTGATGGCGATGATCCGCGCCAACACCCGGCTGCCGGTCGATACCGAAGGCGACACCTATTCGCTCGCCGCCTGCAACGATGTCGGCTGCCAGCGCCTGGTCGAGATGATGACCGAGTTCGGCATCGCCTCGCTGGATGAGCTCGGCGACTATGTCTGCGACCGATCGCGCGAGGCCGTTCTCGCCGAGATCGCCAAGCTGCCGAAGGGCACCTGGCGCAACGAGATGGTCGTCGACGGCTATGATGCGCCGGTGACGCTCAAGGCTGCGCTGACGATCTCGGAGAGCGGCATCCACGTCGACTTCGACGGCACCTCGCAAGCCTCGAAGTTCGGCATCAACGTGCCGCTGTCCTACACCACGGCCTACACGGTTTTCGGGCTTGGCTGCGTGGTGGCCTCTGACATCCCCAACAACGCCGGTTCGCTGTCGCCGCTCACGGTCTCGGCGCCCTCGGGCGCGATCCTGAATGCGCCGAAGCCGGCGCCGGTCGCCTCGCGCCATGTCATCGGGCAGATGCTGCCCGACGTCGTATTCGGCTGCCTCCGCCAGATCATCCCCGAGCGCGTGCCGGCGGAAGGCACCTCCTGCCTGTGGAATCTCAACGTCCGCGGCCAGACCCGCTCGGGCGCTGGCGGCAATTACGGGTTCTCGATGGCGGTGACGTCGAACGGCGGCACCGGCGCGCGCTACGACAAGGATGGACTGTCGGCGACCGCCTATCCCTCAGGCGTGCGTGGCACGCCGGTGGAGATCGCCGAGACGCAGACGCCGCTGATCTTCTGGCGCAAGGAGCTGCGCCCGGATTCCGGCGGCCCCGGCCGCACCCGCGGCGGCCTCGGCCAGATCATCGAGGTCGGCAGCGGCGTCGACGCCCCGTTCGACATCCTCGCCGCCTTCGACCGCATCGACCACCCACCCCGCGGCCGCGACGGCGGCCACAATGGCCAGGCCGGCTACGTCGGGCTCAAGTCCGGCCAGAAGCTGCGCGGAAAGGGTTTCCAGACCGTACCGCCGGACGACCGGCTGGTGGTGCTGACACCGGGCGGCGCGGGCATCGGCGATCCCAGGGAGCGCGCCGCAGAGCTGGTGCGGAGCGATGTCGAGAGCGGTCTGGTGTCGGCGGAGAATGCTACGGCGGTCTATGGGCAGGCTCGGTGA
- a CDS encoding hydantoinase/oxoprolinase family protein — MLEGAEVRLAVDIGGTFTDIVLDIGRKRRTRKLLTTPTQPEQAVLDGTRLILADAKAHISDIDVFIHGTTLATNAIIERRGARTALIATEGFRDVLDIGTESRYDQYDLSIDKPKPLVPRSLRFTAPERVDAHGDARLPLDEAAVRALAPQLRAQNVASIAIAFLHAYANPAHERRAGEILAEEMPGVSITLSSAVCPEIREYERTSTAVANAYVQPLMDSYLARMEQALRIEQFRGAIYLVTSGGGVTSIATARRFPVRLVESGPAGGAIFAGQIAATLGERKVLSFDMGGTTAKICLIENFEPESSRVFEVDRAARFLKGSGLPVRIPVIEMVEIGAGGGSIARIDAMKRVTVGPESASSEPGPACYGRGGLRPAVTDSDVALGMIDPDAFAGGTIKLDPELSKQALLRDVGAPLGLNAETAAYAVHEVVCENMASAARVHAVERGAVIGQHTLIAFGGAAPLHAARVAEKIGVSRVIVPSNAGVGSAVGFLAAPIAYELVRSRHARLDDFDTALVSGLLQEMADEARALVEPGAAGAPVRERRAAFMRYVGQGHEISVELPNRPLTADDLPALRTTFEAGYAALFERPIPGAAIEVLSWSVLATTDAHQPPAVPAVTRKPEGKAAGHRKFFDGRAGHFIDIPLYRREQMAPGAVIAGPAVIAEDETSTFISNSFDAHIDGAGSIVMERKAA; from the coding sequence ATGCTTGAAGGAGCCGAAGTCCGGCTGGCCGTCGATATCGGCGGCACGTTCACCGACATCGTTCTCGACATCGGCCGTAAGCGCCGGACGCGCAAGCTGCTGACCACGCCGACGCAGCCGGAGCAGGCCGTGCTGGACGGCACCCGCCTCATCCTTGCCGACGCCAAGGCCCACATCTCAGACATCGACGTCTTCATCCACGGCACCACGCTTGCGACCAACGCCATCATCGAGCGCCGCGGCGCCAGGACGGCGCTGATCGCGACGGAAGGCTTCCGCGATGTTCTGGATATTGGAACTGAGAGCCGCTACGACCAATACGATCTCTCGATCGACAAGCCGAAACCGCTGGTGCCGCGCAGCCTTCGCTTCACCGCGCCCGAGCGCGTCGATGCTCATGGTGACGCCAGACTGCCGCTCGACGAAGCGGCAGTGCGTGCGCTGGCGCCGCAGCTGCGCGCGCAGAATGTCGCCAGCATCGCCATCGCATTCCTGCACGCCTACGCCAATCCCGCCCATGAGCGGCGGGCGGGCGAGATCCTGGCCGAGGAGATGCCAGGCGTCTCGATCACACTCTCCTCGGCCGTCTGTCCCGAAATCCGGGAATATGAGCGCACCTCGACCGCGGTCGCCAACGCCTATGTGCAGCCGCTGATGGACAGCTATCTCGCGCGCATGGAGCAGGCGCTGAGGATCGAGCAGTTCCGCGGCGCAATTTATCTGGTCACCTCAGGCGGCGGCGTGACCTCGATCGCGACGGCGCGGCGCTTTCCGGTGCGCCTCGTCGAGTCCGGCCCGGCCGGCGGCGCCATCTTCGCGGGCCAGATCGCAGCTACGCTCGGCGAGCGCAAGGTGCTGTCGTTCGACATGGGCGGCACCACCGCAAAAATCTGTCTGATCGAAAACTTCGAGCCGGAGAGCTCGCGCGTGTTCGAGGTCGACCGCGCCGCGCGCTTCCTGAAAGGCTCAGGCCTGCCGGTGCGCATCCCCGTCATCGAGATGGTCGAGATCGGCGCCGGCGGCGGCTCGATCGCGCGCATCGATGCGATGAAGCGCGTCACAGTGGGACCGGAAAGCGCCTCCTCCGAGCCGGGACCTGCCTGCTACGGCCGCGGCGGCCTGCGTCCCGCGGTGACGGATTCCGACGTCGCGCTCGGCATGATCGACCCGGATGCCTTTGCCGGGGGCACCATCAAGCTCGATCCCGAACTGTCGAAGCAGGCTCTGCTCCGCGACGTCGGCGCGCCGCTCGGCTTGAACGCGGAGACAGCTGCCTACGCCGTGCATGAAGTGGTGTGCGAGAACATGGCGAGCGCAGCACGCGTCCACGCCGTCGAGCGCGGCGCCGTGATCGGCCAGCACACGCTGATCGCGTTCGGCGGCGCTGCGCCGCTGCACGCCGCCCGGGTCGCCGAGAAGATCGGCGTGTCCAGGGTGATCGTGCCGTCCAATGCCGGCGTCGGCTCGGCGGTCGGCTTCCTCGCCGCGCCGATCGCCTATGAGCTGGTGCGCAGCCGCCATGCGCGACTGGATGATTTCGACACGGCGCTCGTCTCCGGCTTGCTGCAGGAGATGGCGGACGAGGCCCGCGCACTGGTCGAGCCAGGTGCGGCCGGCGCACCGGTGCGCGAGCGCCGCGCCGCTTTCATGCGCTATGTCGGCCAAGGCCACGAGATCAGCGTCGAACTACCCAACCGTCCTCTGACCGCCGACGACCTGCCCGCCCTGCGTACAACCTTCGAGGCCGGCTACGCCGCTTTGTTCGAGCGCCCGATCCCGGGTGCCGCGATCGAGGTGCTGAGCTGGTCGGTGCTGGCGACGACTGACGCGCACCAGCCGCCCGCCGTCCCCGCAGTAACGCGCAAGCCCGAGGGCAAGGCCGCCGGCCACCGCAAATTCTTCGACGGCCGCGCCGGGCACTTCATCGACATCCCGCTGTATCGCCGCGAGCAGATGGCGCCCGGTGCTGTGATTGCCGGACCCGCTGTCATCGCGGAGGACGAGACCTCGACCTTCATCTCCAACAGCTTCGATGCGCATATCGACGGTGCCGGCAGCATCGTCATGGAACGGAAGGCGGCCTAA
- a CDS encoding Spy/CpxP family protein refolding chaperone: MRVQIRALMLAAAVVMAAASPSAAQPGSGGPGWGPGMMMGPGMMGGRGFGFLCNPRMAGFAEWRMSQIEAAIKPTEAQRARLDELKAASAKAAELITKDCPATPPVKATDRLALVEQRLDAMQQAIKTVRPAFQALYDSLDDKQKAAMDASGPRNWGWRHWHWPWSDE, translated from the coding sequence ATGCGAGTCCAGATCCGTGCGCTCATGCTGGCCGCCGCCGTCGTGATGGCGGCCGCTTCGCCTTCGGCTGCCCAACCAGGCTCTGGTGGACCGGGCTGGGGCCCGGGCATGATGATGGGGCCGGGAATGATGGGCGGCCGAGGGTTCGGCTTTCTCTGCAATCCCCGCATGGCGGGCTTCGCCGAATGGCGCATGTCGCAGATCGAGGCGGCCATCAAGCCCACCGAGGCGCAGCGGGCGCGTCTCGACGAGCTGAAGGCGGCGTCGGCCAAGGCGGCCGAACTGATCACCAAGGACTGTCCGGCCACGCCGCCGGTCAAGGCCACCGACCGCCTTGCCCTGGTCGAGCAACGCCTCGATGCCATGCAGCAGGCGATCAAGACCGTACGGCCGGCGTTTCAGGCGCTCTACGATTCGCTCGATGACAAGCAGAAGGCGGCGATGGATGCCAGCGGGCCGCGCAATTGGGGCTGGCGCCACTGGCACTGGCCGTGGAGCGACGAATAG
- a CDS encoding DEAD/DEAH box helicase, giving the protein MPFPATHPPLARALAERNYDNPTPVQLAVLADDAVDRDLLVSAQTGSGKTVAYGLAMAKDLLGEAERFERAAAPLALIVAPTRELALQVHRELAWLYQHAGARVVSCVGGMDPRREQRELEAGAHIVVGTPGRLCDHLRRGRLDISELKAVVLDEADEMLNLGFREDMEFILETTPETRRTLLFSATFPRGIVALAKEYQDDAFRIEVEGDEGGHADIEYRAIRIASGDVEHAVVNVLRFYESPSAIVFCNTREAVRHLQAALLERGFSVVALSGELTQNERTLALQSLRDGRSRVCVATDVAARGIDLAKLDLVIHAELPNDPEVMQHRSGRTGRAGRKGVSVLLVPPARRRRAEVLLNMAGIDAVWGATPQAEDIRKLDQERMLQDQVFTEETTPEDLALAQALLAERSPEDIAAALARLYRARLPSPEDILDPGQDNGRSRPDRGRDIVRPARGDDRPPAPRTKTGKPSARHGMGEPSVWFRAAIGRKKNAEARWLLPMICRRGGIDKHDIGAIKISETTTEFEIAARVADAFAANIRRPDKEDNIRIETLSGPPSGQGAPERPRQDKRPPRREDNETAYHPLRRDEPRAGKDAKPRSKPHRDGPSKSSHEPAFAKKNKHRDKSSHTGQAFSDRSSRTKAPGGKKAKTKRRG; this is encoded by the coding sequence TTGCCCTTTCCCGCGACACATCCGCCGCTCGCCCGCGCCCTGGCCGAGCGCAATTACGACAATCCAACGCCCGTTCAGCTTGCGGTGCTGGCGGACGACGCCGTTGATCGCGACCTCCTGGTTTCGGCCCAGACCGGCTCGGGCAAGACCGTGGCCTACGGGCTGGCGATGGCGAAAGACCTGCTGGGCGAGGCCGAGCGGTTCGAGCGGGCGGCTGCGCCGCTGGCGCTGATCGTGGCGCCGACGCGCGAGCTTGCCTTGCAGGTCCATCGCGAGCTCGCCTGGCTGTATCAACACGCGGGCGCGCGGGTCGTCTCCTGCGTCGGCGGCATGGATCCGCGCCGCGAGCAGCGCGAACTGGAGGCGGGCGCCCACATCGTGGTCGGCACCCCCGGGCGTCTCTGCGATCATCTGCGGCGCGGCCGCCTCGACATCTCGGAATTGAAGGCCGTGGTGCTCGACGAGGCCGACGAGATGCTCAATCTCGGCTTTCGCGAGGACATGGAGTTCATCCTCGAGACCACGCCGGAGACGCGCCGCACCCTGCTGTTCTCGGCGACCTTCCCGCGCGGCATCGTGGCGCTGGCCAAGGAATATCAGGACGACGCGTTCCGGATCGAGGTCGAGGGCGACGAAGGCGGGCATGCCGACATCGAGTACCGCGCCATCCGCATCGCGTCCGGAGATGTCGAGCACGCGGTCGTCAACGTGCTGCGCTTCTACGAATCTCCCAGCGCGATCGTGTTCTGCAACACGCGCGAGGCCGTGCGGCATCTGCAGGCGGCGCTGCTGGAGCGCGGCTTCTCGGTGGTCGCGCTGTCCGGTGAATTGACGCAGAACGAGCGAACGCTGGCGCTGCAGTCGCTGCGCGACGGGCGCTCGCGGGTCTGCGTGGCCACCGACGTGGCGGCGCGCGGCATCGACCTCGCCAAGCTCGATCTCGTCATTCATGCCGAACTGCCGAATGATCCGGAGGTGATGCAGCATCGCTCGGGCCGCACCGGCCGTGCGGGGCGCAAGGGCGTCAGCGTCCTGCTGGTGCCGCCGGCCCGGCGGCGGCGCGCGGAAGTGCTGTTGAACATGGCCGGCATCGATGCCGTCTGGGGCGCAACGCCGCAGGCCGAGGACATCCGCAAGCTCGATCAGGAGCGCATGCTGCAGGATCAGGTCTTCACCGAGGAGACGACACCGGAAGATCTGGCGCTCGCGCAGGCCCTGCTCGCGGAGCGCTCTCCCGAGGACATCGCCGCGGCCCTGGCGCGGCTCTATCGCGCCCGGCTGCCGTCGCCAGAGGACATTCTCGATCCAGGCCAGGACAACGGCCGCTCGCGCCCCGATCGCGGTCGCGACATCGTGAGGCCGGCGCGTGGCGACGATCGCCCGCCGGCTCCGCGAACGAAGACGGGCAAGCCGTCGGCACGCCACGGCATGGGCGAGCCCAGCGTCTGGTTCCGCGCGGCGATCGGACGCAAGAAGAATGCGGAGGCGCGCTGGCTGCTGCCGATGATCTGCCGCCGCGGCGGCATCGACAAGCACGACATCGGCGCCATCAAGATTTCCGAGACGACGACCGAGTTCGAAATCGCCGCGCGCGTTGCGGACGCCTTCGCCGCCAACATCCGCCGTCCCGACAAGGAGGATAACATCCGCATCGAGACGCTGTCGGGACCGCCATCGGGGCAGGGCGCACCGGAACGGCCGCGGCAGGACAAGCGGCCGCCGCGGCGCGAGGACAACGAGACCGCGTACCATCCGCTGCGACGTGATGAGCCGCGGGCCGGTAAGGACGCCAAGCCGCGCAGCAAGCCGCACCGCGACGGCCCGTCGAAATCCAGCCATGAGCCGGCCTTCGCGAAGAAAAACAAGCATCGCGACAAGTCCAGCCACACTGGACAGGCGTTCTCAGACAGATCCTCGCGGACGAAGGCGCCGGGCGGCAAGAAGGCCAAGACCAAGCGTCGCGGCTGA